In the Balaenoptera musculus isolate JJ_BM4_2016_0621 chromosome 2, mBalMus1.pri.v3, whole genome shotgun sequence genome, AGGGGGAAGGGCGGGTGAGGGGGCCCCGAGGGGCTAGGAGGAGCAGCGGAAGGATGGGAGGCCGGAGAGGACACAGGCCGAAGGTCCGGGGAGGAGGGGTTTTGTGGAGGTGTGGACCAACCTAGGGGGTGAGGACCAGGGACCAGATGGGATGGGGGACAGGCTGCGGCGAAGCAACTTCTGAGGTCATGGCGGGGGCCCTCCCCAGTGACAGGGAGACCGGGAGCTGAAGGGACCTCATGCAACATGCAAGACAGTGGGGGCCATGGGTGGGTAGGAGCCAGGATGAGGAGGGAAAAAGGGTGGGTCTGGGCCCGACCATCTCACTTTGATTTGTCTATTGGGCTGGGCTCCTCTGGGGCCTTGTGTGTGCTCTTCATTCCCCATGCCTGAATCCTCACGCCATTGTCACTCACATCACCCACAGGGACCTTCAGGAGCCGATGGGAAGTCCTCCTCCGTGACTCGTCCCGGAAGCTGGCATCTGAGATGCCATGGTTCAGGCCTGCTTCCATCACCTTATTTTGTGTCAGCCAATTGGTCAGAGCTACATCCCTGGGGACTCCTTGGGAACAGAAGCTCCATGGTTGGCCTCACTTTGGCACGCCTAACCCTTGGGCAGTTGCCCTAGAAAGAGGAATCCACTTCAGGTGTGACGTGCATCTCACAGGTGCAGTGTGGGTCCACTTCTGAGGAGGCCAGGGCTGGTCAGGCTGATAAGGCTGGGCTCCTCGGCACCGCCACTGCTTCTCTGCAgccatttttctccattctttagGCCCTCAGTTGCTCTTTCTCTTACCCTCCCTGCTAGTGGGGTAGGGAAGTTTTGGGTAAGGGGAGCACCTGCATAACAACGTGAGAAGGGGTGGGGCCTCTGGGCCAGGGTTGCTCCTTGCTTAGAAGTGTAGAACACAAGGGCCAGAATAGGCCTCAGAGACTGGAAAATACAACCCCTTAGCTGGAGAAAGAGAGGCCCAGATTTGCACGCAGTCAAATCTCTTCTCTGAAATATGCTTAGCTATTTGCTTGTACAGGCGTGGGCTCTCGCTATGGCTATCGAAGAATATGGTAGTGCTGGCTGCCTCTGGGTTGGGACTGGGCACTAGTGAGCAGGGATAGGAGGGGGCACTTCTCACCGTACACCTTTATACACCTTTTGGATTATGACCCATGTGAATGTCAccttttagaaatgtaaatttaaaaatgctaatcAAAAATCTCttctcgggggcttccctggtggcgcagtggttgagaatctgcctgccaatgcaggggacacgggttcgagccctggtctgggaagatcccacgtgccgcggagcaactgggcccgtgagctacaattactgagcctgcgcgtctggagcctgtgctccgcaacaagagaagccgagatagtgagaggcccgcgcaccgcgatgaagagtggtccccacttgccgcaactagagaaagccctcgcacagaaacgaagacccaacacagccataaataaataaataaataaataaataaataaataaataattaaaaaaaaaaaatctcttctccatccttccctggGCTCCCTTAGGGGATTAAGCATCTTCTGGGCACCGGCCAAGTCCCTAGATTTGCTCTGGTAGGGGTAGGGGCTACATCTCAGCCAGCCCCTGTGTCTCACCACGGCTGATTTCCCTCACAACTCCGGCacgttctttctttctctgtgcctgCTGCTGCTTTCATGGCCCCCACGCCAGCGGTAACAGCACGGCAGTCCTGCAccagccccacctcccttccTACAGGTCCTGTCTGTTCACTCTGCCTCCTACAACCTCTCCTCAGCCCACACGTCCGCTGCCATCACATCCGGGATATTGGCCAGACTCCGGGCAGCTCTTCTGATGCCTGCCTGTCCTCCCTCTGGCCCATCCTCCCCACACCTCAGCCCCAGTGAGCTCCCTCAAATACAAATCGGTGCACACTCCTCTCTTGCTTAGACCCTCCTGTAGCTTACAGTGTTAAGCGCTCTGCCCAGATCCCCTCGGATGcccttttccatttttgtgcATGACACCCCCTTCAATGTGTTTTCAAGGTCGACACCTGCAGCTCTTCTTGGAAGGCTGCCCTTGACCTCCTGGAGCTGCTTTGCCCTGCCTGGCCCCGACCTGGGCCAAAGTGTGACTGGTGACTGctcagtggtggtggtgggcaaTGACAGCCTGGCTCCCTTGTCCCAGGCAGGGCTACCCTGAGGCCTTACACTCCAGTGCTCTCCCCTGGGCTCTGAGGGAAGCCACCCTCCACGGCTGAACTGGAGCTCTTGCTTGGCTTCTCCGCCTCCACCCAGCTCCCCTGCGAGCACTTCCTTAATAGTCACTCAGCGTCTAAGATGACTCCCTCGGGTGGAAACCTACTGCCCACAGTTTAAATCTTAATCACTGATCTCTACTCATCTCCTTTCTCCCTGGAAACTTATCCCATACCACATCTACACTTAGTCATACCAACTTCTAGCTGTCCTGCACCATTTTGTGTCTCAGTACCTGCCTTTCTTTTTAGTCAGAAAAAACGACGccccctcccaccttctctctTCCCGTTCTTTAAGTCTCTGGTCAGCATCACTTCCTTCACTCTAACGGAGCCAGTTGCTCCCTCCTGTACTGTCAGGGTGCTGTGTAAACTTACTATAGCACCCATCTCACCAAACTGAACTAGTCTTCCCTGGTGCCTAGTATGGTGCTGGGCAGAATGCAGGTGTCaagtaaatgttttctgaatgaataCTGATCCCCCAAATGTCCTAAGACTCTGCTGTTGGGTTTCTCAGATCTTGAATCTCTTCTACCTCCCATCAGCACTCTGTGTCCATGTTTCACTCTCTCAGAGCTCTACTCCATTGCTTATGCTTCTAAGATTAACTAAGTCTTGCTGGAGGGAGGCAGTGTGGTGTCTTTTAAAGAACACTGCTCCCTCCGGCTTCCTGAGATAACCAGGGCTGAGGCTGAACTCTGCGTTGGTGTAGACTCTTGGGGACCCCGTTCAGTCACTTCCTAAGGTAAGTCGAAGGTCTAGCTGACTTCTAAGGTCTTCCAGGGCTGAATGAAAGTCCTCTGTGGGCTGGAGCCTGGTCTGTCTTGTTCTCTGCTCTCCCAAAGCCAAGAAGGGTGCCTGGTGCAGAGCACACTCTTAAATGTTTGTCAAGAGAAAGAACTGGCAACTTTAGTGGCTACATATTGCTTGGTGCATATATGTTATTTCACTTACTTTCCAAAGTGGTGAGGTTAGGATTTGTGCACAGATTTGTATGACTTTGAAGCCCATGTTCTTCCCATGATACCTTGTGGCGTTTAGGGAACAAGGCCCTCACAAAAGGATTTGTTCCAATGATGGTTTTTAAAGATGGTTGTGGAAGGCTGGAGGAGATCCTGAGGTGCTTGTCCTTCTTCTTAAAGCATATAGGCAACTGCTGCTGCCCCTCACCAATCTTAGGCTTAGGCTTAGGGGAATTTAGGGTGGTGAGTGGAAGGCAGTGAGTGGGTGGTGAGGAAATCTGATCACTGCGATCTAAACGGGGTGCCTGGGCAAATGGTGGAATTTAAGTATGCAGTTCCAGTCACACGCTGAGAAGCTGCGCAAATGGGCAAATGGTGGAATTTAAGTATGCAGTTCCAGTCACACGCTGAGAAGCTGGCTCTCTCTTAAAAAATGCCCTGATTGGCAGCAGTTGTGGACTCCTGTGCCATATATACTCGCACCATAGCTGAATTCAAGCAACCATTGTCAAGTCACTGATTGCAGGGTTGGAAGAGATGCACATAATCAGCTCTTACCAGCCAGTGAGCCACCCCAGCACCCACTGGAATAGTAACCGGGGGCGGTCCCCAAAAAGCCACAGGAAGATCACAGCTTCTGCAGACTCTATGGGGAGCGTTGGGAAGCCTCAGCTCTCACCCTGCCTTTTTTGAAGATTAGAAATTATCTATGCCACTCTGATTTACAGCAGCCATCCAATTACCTTGATGGCCATCGAGGCTGCTGGTGGGAAGGTGCCCTCAGAGTGGCCCTCAGCTCCTCTTTGGAATACACACCCTGTTGCCTTGCCTCGGGCTGGGACAGATCCCCCCCCAAGCAGGAAAGGCAGCCCTAAAGGGTTCTTGCAGTCAGTTCTTCAGAAAGCAGTTCGGGTGGTGCCATCCCAAGAGGGAGAATGTGAGTGTGCCGGTGCCATCAACTACTCTTCTGCCTCTCACTTGGATCTGGATAGTACTTTCCTCCCAAATTCCAGGAAATTGTAAACACCAAGGACTTTGCCCTTCCTGGACTGGGCCTCATCCAGGGATCAGGCCCAGCTAGAAGGCAGCAGGCATCCCTGAAGAGATGGCGGAATGAGGGGGTGGGAAAGCAGTGAGGGACTGGGACGTGCCTGCTTCTGGCTGTGGAGGGACCCTGCTCCCCAGCTGCGGCATGGGAGCCAAAGGGCAGGTGCTCCTGAGATGGGCAGCTccacagggaagaggaggaacagatgtggaggaaaggggccTGTCCTGGGGATAGAGATCCTTGAGAACCTACACATTTTGCATACCATTAGGTCTTTCTCTCAAGTACTTAATACCTTCCTGAGCATAGAATCAGCACTTGAAAATAAGTTGAAGGAGAAACGAGACCTTTATTAGCCCCCAGAACATTTTTCAATATTAAGGCAAAAAGTAAAACGCAGGGGCAAGGAAGACCTGAAGAAGGACCTACAAAGGCCCCTAGGGCTCAACCAGGGCACATGGCAGAGGCCTTCTCTTCAGATCAAGGGTATGCAGTAGGTAGGCGGGAAAGGAGGCCTTGTTCCACTGAGATAGGCCAACCACTCAGCCCAAAGGGAAGCAGAACTGTGTCAGGCCAGGAGGGTTAGAACTTGCTAGCATAGAGGGTCATAACCCACTTGGGCACTCGGAGGAAGCCAGGCAAGTAGGAGGCCAGCCAGCTCAGGCTGGAGACATGGGAGAGAGCGGAGCTCAAAGACAAATAGTCCTGGACGGGGCGGCCTGCGGACCACAGGAAAAGAAGGATTAGACCCTTGCTTCCCACTCCTCAGACACCCCCACCCCGGCTGAGGAGACTGAATGGaaggtgagggaggaaggaacagggagagagagagggagaaggggtgaGCCGGGAACAGAAGGAAGAGAGGTCCAGGCTGGCTGCTGGGCCAGAGCTCTTACCATCAACGTCCTGCAGGCCGTAGCGCCGCGCCAGGTCACAGGATGGCAGCACCTTCCCGCTTAGGCTCAGGATATTGGGGTCTGTGGGCACACAGACAGCTGAGACGGCCCGGGTGCGGCCCAGGGTGACAAGGCTTGGGCCCAATGGCACAGGGCACTACCGAGACAGGCTTAGGGACCCAGActtgtttctctctgtttctagGAAGGTTCCCGGGCCTCTGGCTCTTGGCCACATCTCCCAGGATCCAGTTCCTGAGGTTCCCATATCTCAAACTGGGCATCGGACCCTTTGGGTCTCCAGAAGCCAGAGAAAAGAAGGGCGTATTCCTGGCTCGGGACCCTGAACTGGCTGCCACCACCCTGCAGATCCTCCATGCCCTTTCCTGTTACCAGCTGCCCCCAACCTCTTCACCTGTTGCCAAGGCCACCACACATTTTCCACTCATTTCTGTGGTCTCCGCAGATGAGAAACGAAATCTGAACTGGAACACAGGGGCAGAGAAGTGAAGGGTTAATTTCCAAGAGCACTGCCCAAGTCCCTTCCCTGCTTTCAGCTTCTGTCCAGGAGACAGAGGCCCTCATCACTGCACCTGCAGGACTCAGCATCTCAGAAGGTACGGGAATCATTCCTCCCCACATCCAGTGAGCCCTGTACCCCAGTACCAGGACCCACTGCCTTTCCTAAGTGGAAGGATGTGGGGTTGCCAATTATGTCTGGGCCTTCTAGATTAGTTCAGAGCAGAGGTCAAGGGCATGGGCTTTGGAGCTGGATAATCTTTCCACTTATGGcacatgtgaccttgagcaagtttcttagcctccctgagtttcagtttccccatctgtgaaatggagacaccGTCTCCCTCATAGGAGAAAAGGACCTAACGTGTGTCAGTGCTCAGCCCTGCGCCTGCCGCGACAAGCACCTGGGTATTTACTCTGTTGTTACTGTCTTGCCGTTGGGGATGGAGCGGCTGATCCCCCCATTTTctgccaccctccccctccccttgccaACCTGCTCAACCAGGGGATCAGCAGTGTTCTCCTCCTTCATCATGTGCTCCTTCAGCAGTTCTGTCTGCACCAACCCTGGCCAAAGCGACACGTAGCTGACCCCGTGGCGCCGCAGCTCCCGGGCACAGTCAGCAGCCAGCCTGTCGCACTGCAGAGGGACAGAAGGCCAGGTGGGAGCCAGGGCACCTGGTCACgtcacctccctcccctgccttccccgCTTCCACCGAGGATGCCCCAACCCCCTGGCCTTCCCAGGAGCCCTGTCTCAGCTCTCCACCTTCCCCAGTGCACTGCCTAGCCTGGCCAGCTGAGAGGTGCCCCGGCAAAGGAACCATCCATgcaggggcagaggaagaggtGAGGGCCAATCAGCCTCACCACTCTGACTACCGGGGACTGTCTCTCCTGAGCTATGGGTACCACGACTGTCCCCAACCCCCGTGCCAGTGGGTCCTCACCGCAGCTTTGCCCACTCCATAGGGGACGTTGAAGAAATACTGCAGCCCACCAGCGGAGGAGATGACCACGATGAGCCCCCGGCCAGCTGGTACCATCAGCCGTGCCCCATACACAGAGCACAAGTAGTGGCCTCTAGAAGGTGGGGCAAAGAAGAAGGAACGAACCATGTTCAGGGCTGTCTCGGGAAGTTTCTTCTGCCCCCTAATGGCTTCTGATCCAGGAGAAGGCTGCAAACCTGGTGAATCAAGGGCTTGAGGCCACATTCTGAGAGGGACACGGGTAAAATTAACCACCGAACGTTAAGAAACGGCAATCTTTAGAAGACTGTAATGGAAGAAAAGCACTCTGTCATGACAGCAATAACAAAGCTAAAATAGCTCAGGggataaaacataataaatgtataggatctacaaagaaaaactatgaaGTTCTGCTTAATACAAAAGAACAAGTACAGACAAAATTTGTTTAGAAGAATCAATATGTAAAACATCAGTTCTACTTAAACTAATCCACAGATTCAGTCAAtctgagttatatctcaataagactTCTGgagaaatcaacaaaacaatCTAAAGCTCAGTGAGAATAAATGTGTAAGAATAGccaggaaaattctgaaaaaggaaGAGTAATATCATGTGGGTGAGGGGGATATGCTCCCCTCACCCTGCCACCTGCGTTAAAATGCACAGTGacataatagttaaaaaaatgCAGGACTGGCGTAACAATACATAAGTaagtcaatgaaacaaaatactcAATAATTAATCCAAGTGTAAAGGAGAATTCAGCGAATTACAAACAGAACATTTCAAACCAACGGGGCGAGATGGACCACACAATAAATGGATTTGGAACAACTGGTCAGTTATTTAGTGGGTGGGATTGGTTCTCTacctcatttgttttaaaatgcattcccaaaatatttgaatataaaaaaatgagtgCACAAAAGCACTAAAAGAAAGCATGACAATGTGTTCATAAACTTGAGGTAGGGAAAACTTGTTTCAGTATCACACCTAGATAGAAACATGCTTTCTTAACAGtaagacatatatacatatagagatgtacaaatacatacatgtgtacacaATTAAGTATATATAGATAGCTGAGGAAAGCATACATGCAAACAATGAGTAATAAGTTGAGAaagatatttgtaaaacacacatCAAAGGAATCCATTGTACAAAGATCTCTTATAAATTGATGTGAAAAGAATAACTTAGTAACACAACTCACAAAAGAAtcaaaaaccaataaaaaatgaaaaaaaaagctcaaCTTCACAAATAATAGAGAAGTGTAAATTAAAAAACACCTTCAGATATCTTTGgcctattagaatggcaaaaCTTGCCTGACCTCGTGGTGTGATATTGTCTAGTATTATTGAGGACACGGGGAAACAGATATCCTCCTTCACTGTTGTGAGATTATAAATTGGTGGGGTCTTTTTAGAGGACAGTTTGATAATGCTTATTAAAATCTTTAAGAAGTCATATTTTTTGACCTAATTTTTTTCCACTGTTGCAACAGATAAGGGGTtaggtaaataaattatggtatctCTTCCCAGTGGAATATTTAAATGAATGGTAGAATATATACTAGGCTATTAACAGTAGCTATATCTCAGGCAAAAGAGGAAGCGGTGGTGACTAGGGGAATAAGATTATACTGGTCTtcacagtatatttttaaaaaaataacacacacatacCTGGTAACCAGAAAGAAATTTCTTTTGCATGGGAAACAGGACCCTCCAAATGAAAACAAGTAGAGTATGGTATCAAAAGGAAGCCCAGCCTCAGGCAATGCAGAGGAAAGGCACAGTaagtgtgaatgtgtgtgtgggaGGTGAAAGGAGGTGTTGGTGCACTTCCAGGAGGCTCACAGAGTGACCTTCACCTTGGAGAATTCATCATGGCTCCAGGGCTGAGGTCCAGGCCTTTGCTTCACAGGCTCAAAACCCTGACCAGCAGGAGATGAGAGTGTGGAAGGCCCCTCTCTCTGGAGGGCTAAGGATATGGGTGTTGCCAATTTCTAGccctttgggttttcttttctttttttggccacgccatgcagcatgcaggatctcagttccccaaccaggggttgaacctgcgccccctgcagtggaagcgtggagtcttaaccactggactgccagggaagtccgggttttcttttcttgattctTGGCTGACCATCCCCCTCTGTCCTCACAACCTTTATTCCACTTTGGAAATGACAAGTGGATTCTAATCCTGCTTCCCTGGGATTGCCACTAGAAGCCGTTGAGTGTCCTTAGACGCTTTAGAAGTAGATTTGCATATAATCTCTTGGTGACTTCCACAGGTGGCTCATCACATCCATGCAGTGTAGTTTCTGAGAGGGTACCCTCTTTGCAACAATAAACACAGACCTAACTGATGTATGTCATGCTGGGTGAACTCTGAATGCTGTGTTTCACCTCACTCCTTTGCCAGATGTATGTGTAACCCCATGACACCCCTGCCCTCCCAACTTGGACTTGGGAGTACCCTTGCCTGTGGGTCTGAAGTGAGGAGGGAAAGGCTAAGATAGCTGGCACTCATTCTTCCTTACTGACCTTCTTCTgatctaaaacaaaacaatttcttCCTCTAGCCATCTTCGGAAATACTGACTACAGGTGGCATGCTTTACTGAGGGAAAGAGGCTCCCTTCTGGGTCATGCATTTGGATGGGCTGAAaatgaggcaggagggagggcaagGGCAAATTCAGATGAAAATTACTGACAGAAACAAGGCAAAAGTTGACATTCTTAGGTACAGATTCACCTGGATTAAACTTCTTTAGAAGTTAGTGGACAAATGGGACAGAAGGGAGCAGAAAGAGACAAGatcagagggaaaaggagagggcaCATGGGGAAACGTCTGCGCCCTCAGCTTGGATGAGTGAGTGAGGGGAGCCCAGGCCCTTAGCGGGGTGGCAGGGGAGGCACCTACTACCTGAGTCCGACGTTGTTGATATCATCCCAGATGGAGGCGGGGCTTTCCCAGAATGCCTTTTTAGTGTTGTTCAGGATCGCCTGGAAGACAGGGAGAGTCGCGAATAGGACGCTTTGAAGGCAGGAAGGGGCTGGGTAATGGAAGGGATAATGAGTGGGGATGAGGACTCAGGTCAGAGGGAAAGGTCAGGAGTGTGGAGCTGGGGTCAAAGTTCAAAGAGCACCTGGACCCCAGCATAGGCGTTGTTGACCAGCACATCCAGACGCCCCTGCTGTTCTCGATCCACCTGCTCAAACAGGCTTCGCACTTCACTCTCCTGGCTTGAATCACACACCACCGGCACACACCGGCCCCCTCGGGATTGTGCCTGGAGGGGGTTACAGAGGATATGAGCTTCCCGTCGAACATAGTATGAGACATAACACAGCTCCCCTCAACTCCCAGCGTGGGAGCTGAGAAGGCAATCATAGGACTCACAGCCAGCAGCTGAAGGAACATGGTGGGCAATACTGCCCTCTGGTGCCTGTTTGAGGAGTTTCAGGAATGCTAGGTCCTATCATTGTAGAGTAAGGTGGATGGGGATCCCAGGTTTAAAATCTACAGACATTTACGGAGGCCTaccatgtgcaaggcactgtacTCTGCATGTGGAGGGTGAGGGACAAACAAGGCTTGGaggctgctctttttttttttttttaatttatttatttaatttattttatttttggctgtgttgggtcttcgttgctgcgcgcaggctttctctagttgtggcgagcgggggctactcttccttgcggtgcgcgggcttctcattgcggtggcctctcctgttgcggagcgtgggctctaggtgtgcgggcttcagtagttgtggctcgcgggctcagtagttgtggctcgcgggctctagagcacaggctcagtagttgtggcacacgggcttagttgctctgtggcatgtgggatcttcccggaccagggctcgaacccatgtcccctgcattggcaggcggattcttaaccactgcaccaccagggaagcccttggaggCTGCTCTTGAGAAATGAGTATCTATCTTTTTCCTCATTCTTGGTCATTTCCATTTCACGTGCCCTTAGCTCCCACTCTTCACCACTCATGGGGAATCCCGACTTAAAATCACAGCCCTCTTACCCTCACTCCACCAACACTTCTGCCTAGTAAATGAGAAATCAAAGCTCTCAGACATGAACTATCTCTACTTCCTGTTCTGCCTCACCCTCTACAAATGTGCCCCCATCCTCTAACTTCAGATAAAGAATACCTTATTCAAGAACAATCATCATATTCTCCAGATCCATGCTCTGGGTCCCACCCTCTGACCTCCCTGCCTAACTGCTCACCCATATTCCCAGTGCATTCTGGGCACACTTATCACTTaccatatttatattaattacttTTATCACTTACCATATTCATATTAATTACTTTTATCACTTACTGTATTCACATTACATTGAAATGATCCGTTTTTGCCTTAGACTTCCTGCTGGACTctcttttaaaagcagaaattatgTCTTACTAATCTAGGTAACCCCAGTGCTTCACCCAATGCCTAGCATATCAAACACACCCCAGTATTTATTTAACTGAAATTCAGTAGAAAAGTCAAGTGAAAATGTACGAGTCAATAAAGtcttaacaaaaacaaagaaaaagcacagGTCCACAACTCTTAAGATGCAACTCCAAAATCCCTGAAGCTCTCAAACagaaaattttttcataaaattcactcaGTGGCAAAATATGACCTGATCTGAAGTTACTTATGGGGTTTACTTATCCCACTTTGAGTAAAAATGTTCATGTTTACTGAGGAATATTTTGGTTTCAGGTAAGAGGTTAAGAGGACTGGTTAATGGGAAGGGCTCCCTGAGGTGGTTTCTGCCCCTGGGATCCCAGAAGAAGCACTCACCTCCTGAGCAGTGGCCTGCAGCGTGTCCAGATGGCGGCCAGTGATGTAAACTGTGGCACCTGCTTGGCAGAGCTGCAAAGCGATGCCCCGGCCAATACCCCTGGAAGCACCAGTAACCACGCACACTTGGCCCTTCATGGGAGCTGGCATGACTCACAAGCGAAAGGATTAAATCTGTGGAAGCAAGGACTTGCTCTGAGGGAAGCCTGCAGACTGTATATGCAGAGAGGGGACCTTGACAGTGATAGGAAGGGGAGCCAAGGTTGAGATCCTTTGATGGGAGAGAAATTTCAGAAGGGGATAACCAGTGCAGGGCCCAGGACAAGGCTGGTTGTCCCTTTCGGGAGGCCAAGGAGTGAAGAAGGGGAATAACTAGTGCAGGCCCAGGACATGGCTGGTTGTAACTTTTGGGAGGCCAAGGAGTGAAAAAGTGGGGCTGTCCAGGAGGGCCACCTACTGAGACTTTCTGAGTGGGGCTGACTGGGTGGGGGACTGTAGCGGGACGGTCCCTCTCAGC is a window encoding:
- the DHRS1 gene encoding dehydrogenase/reductase SDR family member 1 isoform X2; protein product: MPAPMKGQVCVVTGASRGIGRGIALQLCQAGATVYITGRHLDTLQATAQEAQSRGGRCVPVVCDSSQESEVRSLFEQVDREQQGRLDVLVNNAYAGVQAILNNTKKAFWESPASIWDDINNVGLRGHYLCSVYGARLMVPAGRGLIVVISSAGGLQYFFNVPYGVGKAACDRLAADCARELRRHGVSYVSLWPGLVQTELLKEHMMKEENTADPLVEQISFLICGDHRNEWKMCGGLGNRPQYPEPKREGAAIL
- the DHRS1 gene encoding dehydrogenase/reductase SDR family member 1 isoform X1; the protein is MPAPMKGQVCVVTGASRGIGRGIALQLCQAGATVYITGRHLDTLQATAQEAQSRGGRCVPVVCDSSQESEVRSLFEQVDREQQGRLDVLVNNAYAGVQAILNNTKKAFWESPASIWDDINNVGLRGHYLCSVYGARLMVPAGRGLIVVISSAGGLQYFFNVPYGVGKAACDRLAADCARELRRHGVSYVSLWPGLVQTELLKEHMMKEENTADPLVEQFRFRFSSAETTEMSGKCVVALATDPNILSLSGKVLPSCDLARRYGLQDVDGRPVQDYLSLSSALSHVSSLSWLASYLPGFLRVPKWVMTLYASKF